GCAGCATATGagaaattaaaactaaaaaatagttttcgaTACTGTTTAATTTGaccatttcttattttatgACAGAGAGAGCACTACACACGAATACATGTTCGCTCCACATATTTCCATCACGGAACTAGACGAGAGAGTAGGGATTATCAAGCGGCATAAATAATTCTTAGTCCATTTATCCTACTgtgcataaatttattttattcattggATAAATCAACGTCTCAAATCCAATCTCAAATCCAACGCCtcaaatcatctacatcagaTTGAACGGTCCATGTTCCATCAaccctccttccttttattGGTTCCCCAAATCACACGTACATCCCATTAAAACCTCCTTCTATTTACCGGCTCTCAAAATCACGCGCACTTTACATCTATCCTCCAcatatcaaatttaatgtattaaatctcaatcaaatatagatccaaaatttaacttgTCATAAAACGCCAGAGGAAGTATTACAAATACCACCATGTCAGATATCGGTTAAATCTTTATCTAATCGTTCATctttttcaaagtttttatacaaatatagaatATTATACGTTATTCTTATAGTTCATTTACTAACAATGaatcaaattcataaatacatattttttatatgtatatatatcaacatgaaTGGTCAACCTTAGACCCCTAAATCAatgacattaaataaaaatagaccggatattaattaaataatgtattatttatatgtgtgtatatatatataaaatcttatataaaatttatatgcacGTTTgagtttaaaatattaaataacgagagatatttttcacatggtggtatttgtaatactcactcgatgttttttatatgtatatatattaacacgAATGAATCATctgtgtcaaataaaaaaatggacaattacaaaataaattttgtaatatatacatacatatattatttaaattataaatatgcatgtgttcagATTGACTCATAGGTAATTGCGGGAGCTATTTTTTGACACACTAGTATTTGTATTACTCTATCCGGTTTTTTTAGGCACAGTTAAATTTCGAACCTATGGTTGACcatttgtatttttcaaattttatcacaaatatacaatatcataaatcattcataaaataaataatcaactTTTTATATGTCATGCATAGAAAAaatctttctatatattagaaattttctataaaatataaatttatacagtaTAACTCCTAtaattatgctatatatatacatacatgccAATTTATGACTAGttgtatataagtttttttttattcctgttagattatgataaaaaaacgtTGTTCACTATGATTGCATAAATTTGCCTAAATACTTCGTGTTACACGAATTAGAAGATATATCCTAATTGCATTGTAGTAAGGACCGATGCATGCGtcttcaaaaaaatttctatttagtatatatttagtatAGACATATCTTAATAGCATGATGGATGATACACATATGaccatgaaatttatttggttGAATATGACTTTGGATAGATATTGTGTATTgtctaaaacataaaatttagttcaatcctttgatttttattattaaatatcattATACGTTAGCACATATACGTTTGATATATGACTTGAGTCGAGTTAAAGTGtacctagatttattttaggaaaattagtttaactagctaaataaaataatgtatgaataaaaatattagggtataaattttaactcatatTTCATATCTTCCTGCTGGTAACCaccgttttatttataatttatcccTATTAATACTCCTGCTCAACCTGTATAAATAGGGGTGGCCTTCTCACGTATTACATGAATCCATCATATTAATGTACAGCTATCTGAACAAGGCGAAGATGACAGGGCAGGGTGTTGCTTCCGTGCTAGCCGTTGCATTGTTCATCGGTGCCTTCGCGTCCATCCCTacaggtatatatatacattcagATCCTGGTCCACCATTTTACACGCTATCTAGGAAGAAATCATGCAGAAATATATACTAACTCGATCGACACGCATTCATGGTGCACGAATTGATCGATCATCGATCGACGGCAGCAGTGCGATCCATCGGCGTGTGCAACGGCATGAAGGGGAACAAcctgccgtcgccggccgaaGTGGTGCAGCTCTACCAGTCCAACGGCATCGCCGCGATGCGCATCTACTCCCCGGTCGTCGGCGCCGCAACCCTGCGTGCCCTCGCCGGCACCGGCATCGACGTCGTCCTCGACGAGCCCGGCCTCGACCGACTCCTCACTCTCGACGCCGCGTCAGCCTGGGTTCAGGCCAACATTACGCCGTACCGGGGCGTCAACATCAAGTACATCGCCGTCGGCAACGAGGTGTCCGTCAACACCACGAAAATCCTCCCGGCCATGGAGAACCTCCACAAGGCGCTGTCCACGGCCGGCTTTGACAAAATCAAGGTGTCCACGGCCGTCAAAATGGATGTGCTCGgcacctcctcgccgccctccggcGGCAAGTTCAGAGACCCCGCCGTCATGGGCCCCATCGCGAAGTTCTTGGCGAGCAACGGCTCGCCGCTGCTGGCCAACGTCTACCCCTACTTCGCCTACACCAGCAATATCGACCTCAACTTCGCGCTCTTCCAGCCAACCTCGGCGACGTTCCAGGACAGCGGACATACTTACACCAACCTGTTCGACGCCATGGTCGACGCCATCTACGCGGCGCTGGACAAGGCCGGGGCGCCGGCGGTgcccgtcgtcgtctccgagAGCGGGTGGCcatcggccggcggcgagttcGCGAGCGTATCCAACGCGCAAAAGTACAACCAGGGACTGATCGACCACGTCGGCAAGGGCACGCCCAGGAGGCCAGGCGCCGTCGAGGCGTACATATTCGCCATGTTCAACGAGAACCAGAAGGAGGGGAAGGAGACGGAGAGGCACTTTGGGCTGTTCAACCCGGACAAGTCGCCGGCGTACACTATTAAGTTCTGAAAGGTGTTCgttgtgaaataaaaaaatgctcGAAAAGGAACTTATTTCCTTTCCGCCTAGCATACACTGATACACATATTATAACTGTCGTGTGTTTTGTATTCGGCGTCCTTTAATAAGTTGATCCTTCATCTATTCTATATTACGAGTccttcatctattttatattacgaGTCATTTTAAATTTCACTGTGTTTATAGTTAACCTAAATTAAGAACATTCACAATGTATGGCTAGGATGCGAAAGGGCACGTAGACTAGTGGTTAAAAGGCCTTAATAGCACTTGAGATTCTAGGATTCTAACGGCTTCGTGTTTTCAGGTCGACGACGTACTCGTCAACAGCCGTCGACAGCGAGGCTTTGTACCATgttctctaaaaaaacaatgtatGGCTAGGATGATagccataaaaataatttgtcacatgtaataaaagataatgtgataaatgaataaataaagaaagagaaataaaatatgtctTGTGTAAGATATAGTTTCTATACAGCAGCCAATACATAATGaaatataagtaatattttatttaaatagaaTTAGTAGCGTTTGTATAATAATAACATGTCTAACACTAATTTCTTTGTGACATATAGAATATATAAATCATGGCCAGCGAAGATTGCTCGAGAGAACAGTTGGCAAGGCAGTGGTCGTGGAACCAAGAAATGGTTAGTCTGGTGGGCCAAGGTGGCCTAGACTGAGACAACACGCTGCATATGTCCATGGGCCTTGGGCTATTAAGGCCATTGTCCAAACGTAGGCCCATATTACGCGAGAGTTCACTTCAGCGGTTCAGCTTAATTATACACTATCCATCTTGCTTTTCCAACAGAGGCTCCAACACATTTCACTTACAAGTGGGCTTATTCGGTCTGGAGAAATTTTAACTCAAATGAGTAGGAAAATAGAGAAATAGGTATGTATGGTAACAccaatttatagaaatttttctaaGAGGTTTGAGtagatgaaaattttactatgttttctctatgagcatttttccccatccttaaggaggtaccgtgaggtatcactgttttctacgtaaaacttggtaccttctagtatctaagctattaaaagataccaaattttacatagaaaacagtggtaccttctGGTACCTTTTtaagtatgataaaattactctttctCTATGTCTTGTAGGAaggaaaaattttctttgatttttctatgattcattcatacaagccgaATAGCTTTCAAAAGAATTCAGTCATTAGTAATTGAATCCTTTGGTTTTTCTTCAAAACGAACGGACCCTTAGCTCAAGGTAATATCACTGTGCTTTGTCCCGTTTTCCATCCGTATCCAGGACTGAATCGAGTAAGGTTGTTCAGATATCTGAATAACCCTTGCTCCTCTGGGCCAGTTACCGTATCCTCCATAGCCTGTGTGCCGTGCAAAACATAGCCAGAGTTTCTCGTGTGGGCAGCA
This is a stretch of genomic DNA from Oryza brachyantha chromosome 1, ObraRS2, whole genome shotgun sequence. It encodes these proteins:
- the LOC102703820 gene encoding glucan endo-1,3-beta-glucosidase GII-like is translated as MTGQGVASVLAVALFIGAFASIPTAVRSIGVCNGMKGNNLPSPAEVVQLYQSNGIAAMRIYSPVVGAATLRALAGTGIDVVLDEPGLDRLLTLDAASAWVQANITPYRGVNIKYIAVGNEVSVNTTKILPAMENLHKALSTAGFDKIKVSTAVKMDVLGTSSPPSGGKFRDPAVMGPIAKFLASNGSPLLANVYPYFAYTSNIDLNFALFQPTSATFQDSGHTYTNLFDAMVDAIYAALDKAGAPAVPVVVSESGWPSAGGEFASVSNAQKYNQGLIDHVGKGTPRRPGAVEAYIFAMFNENQKEGKETERHFGLFNPDKSPAYTIKF